The genome window GTCACGCTCACCCATCAGGCGGCCTGCCTCCGCCAACAGCGCGATCGTGGAATCCGTGGCGATGGAGGCGATCCGCTCCGGGTCCGTGACATCGGGATCGGTGAACGTCTCCGGTCGCTCCCCCACCAGCTCGTCGAGGTCGCCCACGACGTCGTAGGAGGAGGAGAGCAGCACCGTCATCCACGAGGTGGTGAGGTCGGAGACCCAGTCCCAGTCGTCGGGCGGCACCATGATCCGGCGCTTGCCCGTGCGGGTGGAGAGTGTCCGATGGGCCAGGAGCTCCATGACGAGCCAGCGGTACTGGTCCTTGGTGAGGAAGTCCTGCGTGACCTCGTTCAGCCCCCGGACAAAGCTCGTGGCGTTGGCGCCCATCGACTCGTTGGACCGGTCACTGGTGAGGTCGAGCTCGAGGCCCTCGAGTCCGAAGACGGACTCCAGTCGCTTCCACAGCACGGCCGGGTCGGTCCCTCGAGGCGGGAGCGTGACGATGTGCACCCGCTCCGGCGGGAGCGACTCGGCCCACCGCGCAAGGATTCCCGGCAGGTCCTGGACCGCCCAGAAGAGGTCGGCGCTGCGACCGCTCCGGGTGCGGATCGCGGCGAGGAAGTCGGCGTAGGTCTCGGTGCCGAAGTGCTTCACGGTCTCCTGCCACTCCGCAGGGATCTGGCGGAAGAGGTCGCGCACCGTCAGGACGAGGTGGACCTCGGCGTCACCGAACGATCCGAGCGCACGCGCCGCCTGCTCGGCGGTGGCGCCGGCGAGGATCTCGTTGCTGATGATGTGGATGCCCGACTCGGCGCGGACTTCGGCGGCGAGAGCGTCCCATTCACCGACGACCTCGTCCTCGAGGCCGCCCCACTCCCGTCGCAACAGGTCGAGCGCGGCGCGGAACTGCATGTCGAAGGTCGCCCCCGGGTAGTGGATGCCGCGCTCGGCCAACATCAGGCGGTGCCGGAAGAGCACGTCCTGGAAGAAGGTCGTCGCCGTCTTCGGCGTACCGACGTGGAGCAGCACCTTCGCACCCATGCTGCGAGACTATCGACATGGCAGCAGTCGGCATCGTGGTCCGCACGAAGGACCGCCCCCACTTCCTCGCGCGGGCCCTGCGGAGCATCACCGCGCAGACGTACGTCGACTGGCAGGCGTTCATCGTCAACGACGGCGGCGACCCTGCGGGTGTGCTGGAGGTCGTCGACGCCCTGAGTCCCGAGGACCGCGCCAAGGTCACGATCATCGACCACCCGACCTCCTTGGGGCGCTGGCCGAGCGCCAACGCGGGGGTGACGGCCGGGGAGACGCCGTACCTCGTCCTCCATGACGACGACGACACCTGGGCTCCGACGTTCCTCGAGACGTCGGTGGCCTACCTCGACGCGCATCCGCTCGCGCCGGGCGTGGTCAGCCGGATCGAGATCGTCTGGGAGACGCCGGACCTGGTCGAGACCGGCCGGGAGATCTTCCAGGAGCAGCTGCACGACCCGCTGCTCGGCTCCACGCTGCTCTTCAATCGCTTCGTGCCGATCGGCTTCCTCTACCGCCGCGAATTGCATGCGGAGGTCGGGCTCTACAACGAGGAGCTCTCGGTCGTCGGCGACTGGGACTTCAACCTCAAGGTGCTCTCCCGCTGGGCGCTGACCTACCTCGACGGGCCGCCGCTCGCCTTCTGGCACCAGCGTCCCGCGGCGGTCGGCTCCGACGGCAACTCCGTGATCGGCTCCGGCAACGCCCACGAGAAGATGGACGGCCTCGTCCGGGACGCCGCCCTCCGGCAGTACGTCGGCGAGAACGGCCTCGGCCTCGTGCTCTACCTGACGAAGTTCATCGACCAGCGCTTCGTCGATGTCGAGAACGGCCTCCGCCGAGACATCCTCTCCGGCGAGTCAGGTGTCGTCGCCGCGCATCGGCTCAAGGACACCGCGCTGTCGAAGCTGCCCTGGCGCCGGCGCTCCTGACCTGCTCAGTCCACGGGCTCGGGGCGGCGCAGCAGGCGACGCCCTGCCCGCATCACCCGGGCGGGGAGGCGACCGGCGGGCTCCGGCCTGGAGGTCGCCTCCTGGACGGCCGCCACGGTCGCCGTCGTCATCAGGCGCAGGACACGACGGAGCTGCACGTCGTCGGGGTCCTGCCATTCGCCGGTGCGGGCGAGCGGGCGCAGCTCCTCGAGATCTCCGACGACATCGATGGCTGCACTCTTCGCCCAGTGGATCCACTCCTCGGCGAGGTTCTCCACCCACGCGTCGAGGGCAGGCGGGGTGGAGATCGGCGCCGGGTCCTCGATCACCTCGAGCAGCCGCGGCACGATCGTGTTGAACACCAGGTCGCGGTGCTCCTCGGCGTTGACGCCCGCCTTGAAGAGCGCGGCGTTGAGTCGCCGCAGCGTCTGCGCACCGGCGATGCCGAGTGACTGGTTGACCTTCGTGGCCTCCTCCGGCGCCCATGCCGGGTCGATGCCGGTGAGGCCGCAGAAGCGGAGCCACAGCGTGTCCGACGGACCCTGGGGGACCGTGAGCAGGTGGACCTTCTCCGGGGGCAGGACCGCACTCCAGTTGGCGAGCGCGCGCGGCAGATGCTGGGCGCGCCAGAACCAGAGTCGCGACGTCATCGGATCCGCCTCGACGATGCGGTTCAGGAACCGGTCGAAGGTCCGGGAGTTGTAGGTCTTCAGCCCCTCCTGCCAGTCGGCGGCGAGCTGTCGCCCCGGCTCACGTGCGGTGAAGATGACATGGACGTCGTGCCCGGCGAGGTCCTCCATCGCCATCGCGATCCGCGACGGCTTCGTCACGGCGAAGACCTCGTGACTGACGATGACGGTGCCCCGGGCGACGTTGATCCGCCGGACCAGGGCCTTCCATTCGCCGCTGGCCTGCTCGTGGAAGCCGGGCCACTTGATGCCCGTCAGGTCGACGGCGGGGAGGAACATCGAGTCGCGCATGCCGATCGGGTACTTCACCCCATGGCGGGCCAGGCTGGCGCGGTTGCGGGCCAGCCGGTCCTGCAGGTAGGTGGTGCCTGTCTTCGGGGCACCGACATGGAGGAAGACCGTTGCCATGGCGCAGATTCTGCCCGGCCGACCTGAATCGAAACTGTGGGGGTTCCCCTCAGCGCCAGGCGCGATTGACGCCGTCGCGGTCGAGCGTGACGAGGTCGCGCAGGTCGGCGTTGCTGAGCTCGGTCAACGCACTCTCACCACGGCCGAGAACAGCCTCAGCCAAGGCCCTCTTGTGCTCGAGGAGCAGCGCGATCCGTTCCTCCAGGGTGCCGCGCATGACGAGTCGATGGACCTGGACCGGCTTGGTCTGGCCGATCCGCCAGGCCCGGTCGGAGGCCTGGTCCTCGACCGCGGGGTTCCACCAGCGGTCGACGTGGACCACGTGATCGGCGCGCGTGAGGTTGAGGCCGGTGCCGCCGGCCTTGAGGCTGAGCAGGAAGACCGGCACGTGTCCGTCCTGGAAGGCCGCGATCATGCGCTCACGCTCGGCCACCGGGGTGCCGCCGTGGAGGAACTGATGGGCGATGCCGACGTCGGTCCAGTGCTCCTCGAGGAGCCTCGCCATGGCGACGTACTGGGTGAAGACGAGCACCGCCCCGCCCTCGCTGGTGGCGGTCTCGATCACCTCGTCGAGGAGGTCGAGCTTCTGACTCCGCCCGCCTGAGCGTCCCTGCGTCTGCTTGAGACTCTGCTTCAAGAACTGCGCGGGGTGGTTGCAGATCTGCTTGAGGCCGGTGAGCATCATCAGGATCAGACCGCGACGCGCCGGATCGTCACCCGGCAGCCGCTCGATCCGCTCCATCGTGTCGCGGACGTACGCCTCGTAGAGCACCGTCTGCTCCTTGGTGAGGCTGAGCAGGTGGTCGGTCTCCGTCTTGGGCGGGAGCTCGGGCGCGATGCCCGGATCGGTCTTGCGCCGCCGCAGCAGGAACGGCGCGACCATGTCGGCGAACTGCTTCGTCGGCGCCTCGATACCCGCCTCGATCGGTGCCGCCCACGCCTTGCGGAAGGCCTTGCGGCTGCCGAGCAGGCCGGGCACGCACCAGTCGAGGATGGCCCACAGCTCGCTGAGGTCGTTCTCCACCGGCGTCCCGGTCAGCGCGACGCGTGCAGTTCCTGGGATGGTGCGGATCGCCCGCGCCGTGGCGGAGGCAGGGTTCTTGAGATGCTGGGCCTCGTCGGCGACGACGAGATCCCACGGCACCGTCGCGAGGAGCCGCGCGTCGCGCCGCATCGTGCCGTACGTCGTCAGCACGAACCCCTGCCTCGCGTCCGTCAGGTCGCGCTCGCCGCCATGGAACCGCCGCACCGGCGCGCCCGGCGCGAACCGTGCGATCTCCGCCTCCCAGTTGCCCATCAGGCTCGTCGGGCAGACGACCAGCGTCGGCCCCGCGCCACGATGCAGGTGGAGGGCGATCAGCTGCACCGTCTTGCCCAGACCCATGTCGTCGGCGAGGACGCCGCCAAGGCCGAGGGCGGTCAGCTCTGCCAGCCAGGTGAGACCCCGGCGCTGGTAGTCACGCAGCGTCGCCCGAAGCGCGGGCGGCACGGGCAGCAGCTCGCCGCGCCCGACCTCGGCCACCGTCTGCTTGAGCTTCTCGATCGTCGCGCCGACGATGACATCGCTGAGCGGCGACTCCGAGCGGCCATCGATCTGGCCCACACCTGTGAGCGCCGCACCGAGGGCCTCGGCCCCGGTGAGCGGGCGGAGCATCCGCTTCCGCGCCTTGCGGGCGATGCCGGGGTCGACGACCGTCCACGAGCCGCGCAGCTTCAGGATCGGGGAGGCCGCCTTGGCCAGCTCGTCCATCTCGTCGTCGGTGAGCGGCTCGTCACCGAGTGCGAGCTGCCACCTGAAGGCGAAGAGGTCGTCACGGGCGAAGAGGCCGGTGTTGAGCTGCTCCTCCCAGTCGCTCTCCTCGCGGGGACGCGGGGCCACGTCCAGCACAGCTTGGGCCTTGAGCTCACGACCGAGGGAGCGGGGCCACATCACGTCGACGCCGATCGCCTTCAGGGCCGCGACGCCCTCCCCCAGGAGGGAGCCGACCTCGTCGCCCTCGAGGATCAGCTCGGTCGGCGAGGCCTGGAACCGCATCCGCTCCAACGGAGCCCAGGCCCGAGTCGCCTCGGCCAGCCGCAGCGAGATCTGCTGCCGCGTGCGCGGACCGAAGTGGTGGATCCGCGGGTCGTCGTGCCAGAGCACCGACGCGTCGGCGAAGTGCAGGGGGTTGGCCTCGTCGTGCACCTGCAGGACGGCACGCAGGACGCCCTCGGTCAGGGACTCCTCGTCCGCCTCGATGCGGATCGACAGCGAGATCTCGGCCGGGAGGCCGTCGTCCACCGTCTCGCTCCGGCGCTGGCCACCTGATCGGCCGATGATCGAGGCCATCCGCTCCTCGAGCTCGGCCGCACGAGCCCGCTGGCGCTCGAGCATCCGCTCCCGCAGCGAGCCTGCAGGTCGCGTCGACTCGGCCGCGCGGCGGGCGAGGCCCTGGGAGGAACCGCCGGGCATGCCGTCGATGGTGGCGGCGACCATGGCCCAGGCCAGCGCCTCGGCGCCCTCCCCGTCGACGCCCTCATAGGAGCGGAACTCCGCGAGCAGCCGCAGCCGCTCCACGTCGTCCCCCTGGATGACGGGGGCACGCGAGCCGTCGGAGAGCGTGTCGTACTTCCCCTCGGCGATCAGCTTCAACGCGTACTGCGCCGCTGCCCCGAGGAGCCCGACCGACGGGTGCACCGCCGAGTCGCGCAGCGCGCGGGTGAGCACCGGCACGGCCGAGACGATCGGCAGCGACACCGTGCGACGGTCGTCGGAGAAGACGATCGACCCCTCCCGCGGCCGGGCACCGACGGTGAGCACCGCCGGACCGGTCAGGGGGATGAAGCTCACCCAATGACCTTATGCGGCGCCGCGGACAGTTCGGGCCGCGGAGCGGTCCGAACCATGGGCTCAGCGTGGTCGGCGTACGCTCGCCGCATGAGCCTCCTCGACGCCCAGATCTCCACCCTTGACGGCGAGCCGACCACCCTCGGCGCCCTGACCGGCGGCAAGCCCGCCCTCCTCGTCAACGTCGCCTCGAAGTGCGGCCTCACGCCGCAGTACGAAGGTCTCGAGCGGATCGCCGAGTCCACGCCCGGCCTGACCGTCATCGGCTTCCCGTGCAACCAGTTCATGGGCCAGGAGCCCGGCTCACCCGAGGAGATCCAGGAGTTCTGTTCGTCGACGTACGGCGTCACCTTCCCGCTCACGGAGAAGATCGAGGTCAACGGTGAGGGCCGACACGAGATCTACGGCGCACTGACCACCACGCCGGAGGCGAGCACCGGCGAGGCCGGCGACATCACCTGGAACTTCGAGAAGTTCCTGGTCGACGCCGAGGGGCAGGTCGTGAAGCGCTTCGGCCCCCGCACCGAGCCTGAGGCTCCCGAGGTGCTCGAGGCGATCAACTCCCTCGTGTGATCCGGACCACCGAACAACCGAATTGGATTGGTTGCCTTCGGCAACTACGGTTTGCAGGTGACCTCAGAGACGACAACGGCGGCGACCCCGCTCGACGCAGACGACAAGATCACCAAGGACATCCTGGTCATCGCTGGGGTCGTGGTGCTCGGCATGATCATGTCGATCCTCGACATCACGGTGGTCAACGTCGCGCTGCCGACGTTCCAGACCGAGCTGGCCAACGGCGGCAAGGAGATCGCGTACTCCACCGTGGCGTGGACCGTGACCGGTTACACGCTGGCGCTCGCGATGGTCATTCCGATCACCGGGTGGGCCGCCGACCGCTTCGGCACCAAGAAGCTCTTCATCGGCGCGGTCACCCTCTTCACGCTCGGGTCGGCGCTGTGCGCGACCGCGTGGAGCATCGAGTCGCTGATCGCGTTCCGCGTGCTGCAGGGCCTCGGTGGCGGCATGCTGATGCCGCTCGGCATGACCATCATGACCAAGGCGGCCGGCCCCCACCGGATGGGCAAGCTGATGGCGA of Nocardioides sp. Kera G14 contains these proteins:
- a CDS encoding DEAD/DEAH box helicase, giving the protein MSFIPLTGPAVLTVGARPREGSIVFSDDRRTVSLPIVSAVPVLTRALRDSAVHPSVGLLGAAAQYALKLIAEGKYDTLSDGSRAPVIQGDDVERLRLLAEFRSYEGVDGEGAEALAWAMVAATIDGMPGGSSQGLARRAAESTRPAGSLRERMLERQRARAAELEERMASIIGRSGGQRRSETVDDGLPAEISLSIRIEADEESLTEGVLRAVLQVHDEANPLHFADASVLWHDDPRIHHFGPRTRQQISLRLAEATRAWAPLERMRFQASPTELILEGDEVGSLLGEGVAALKAIGVDVMWPRSLGRELKAQAVLDVAPRPREESDWEEQLNTGLFARDDLFAFRWQLALGDEPLTDDEMDELAKAASPILKLRGSWTVVDPGIARKARKRMLRPLTGAEALGAALTGVGQIDGRSESPLSDVIVGATIEKLKQTVAEVGRGELLPVPPALRATLRDYQRRGLTWLAELTALGLGGVLADDMGLGKTVQLIALHLHRGAGPTLVVCPTSLMGNWEAEIARFAPGAPVRRFHGGERDLTDARQGFVLTTYGTMRRDARLLATVPWDLVVADEAQHLKNPASATARAIRTIPGTARVALTGTPVENDLSELWAILDWCVPGLLGSRKAFRKAWAAPIEAGIEAPTKQFADMVAPFLLRRRKTDPGIAPELPPKTETDHLLSLTKEQTVLYEAYVRDTMERIERLPGDDPARRGLILMMLTGLKQICNHPAQFLKQSLKQTQGRSGGRSQKLDLLDEVIETATSEGGAVLVFTQYVAMARLLEEHWTDVGIAHQFLHGGTPVAERERMIAAFQDGHVPVFLLSLKAGGTGLNLTRADHVVHVDRWWNPAVEDQASDRAWRIGQTKPVQVHRLVMRGTLEERIALLLEHKRALAEAVLGRGESALTELSNADLRDLVTLDRDGVNRAWR
- a CDS encoding glycosyltransferase family 2 protein gives rise to the protein MAAVGIVVRTKDRPHFLARALRSITAQTYVDWQAFIVNDGGDPAGVLEVVDALSPEDRAKVTIIDHPTSLGRWPSANAGVTAGETPYLVLHDDDDTWAPTFLETSVAYLDAHPLAPGVVSRIEIVWETPDLVETGREIFQEQLHDPLLGSTLLFNRFVPIGFLYRRELHAEVGLYNEELSVVGDWDFNLKVLSRWALTYLDGPPLAFWHQRPAAVGSDGNSVIGSGNAHEKMDGLVRDAALRQYVGENGLGLVLYLTKFIDQRFVDVENGLRRDILSGESGVVAAHRLKDTALSKLPWRRRS
- a CDS encoding glutathione peroxidase produces the protein MSLLDAQISTLDGEPTTLGALTGGKPALLVNVASKCGLTPQYEGLERIAESTPGLTVIGFPCNQFMGQEPGSPEEIQEFCSSTYGVTFPLTEKIEVNGEGRHEIYGALTTTPEASTGEAGDITWNFEKFLVDAEGQVVKRFGPRTEPEAPEVLEAINSLV